A genomic region of Papaver somniferum cultivar HN1 chromosome 7, ASM357369v1, whole genome shotgun sequence contains the following coding sequences:
- the LOC113296564 gene encoding MMS19 nucleotide excision repair protein homolog yields the protein MATSWVRHIESFVDSTRPLTQQNASLDAIATLIKNDLVTIEALVKEMAMYLTTTDNVLRTRGILLIAEILKCLATKKLDHGTIHSLIGFFTDRLADWQALHGALVGCLALLRRKGSVGVVIDSDAKALAQSFLKNVQVRSLGKNDRKLCFEILECLFERYPATVATLGDDLLYSICEAIDEEMDPHCLMITFHLVEVLAQLFPDPSGPLAGYAEELFEILGRYFPIHFTHPNSNAFDITRDDLARALMLAFSSTPLYEPFAIPMLLDKLSSSLPSAKVDSLRYLSDCIVKYGTDRMGKHRTAIWSSLKAAIFASCQEEPIFSGLSEVDGKKIDENEIAKEALICLQKFIFQDDASVLGLIFGDKEIDMILSSIISSKSYNNMSKESKQKLHALGCILSTSVKVSTSCCNKVFQKFFPRLVDILGLSTENSSRGFTSDDTTGFSEELNFGALYLCVELLIACRCLIIGSGECAPQPVSAEDPWCCLLKEYSGSLTNVLHSILVTSLKGNTSEACIHYGVKGMQTLATFPGCSLPISKLIFERILAILVSVISDSLEDTFLWRIALNALREVGIFIEQSHDSEKANIYMAIVVEKVVSLVSVGESSMPLPLRLEAISVVGAAGKSFMLRVSQVLEEAISKNLFSAFVEGNLQSAEIVGPLLECYSNKVLSWFHKSGDVEKVAFRFAFGIWNQVESNKSFNIGDQGKELLGEMMTAMKLAVADCSEETQGLIVQKACSILESSTSFPLKEIISEPNKVLQSSATVYGLPCRDELVISLFASVITALRPKTSVTSVREILKFFTIMLLRGHVPSAQALGSMINKLGVNISNMGVSNACTLEEALDIIFNNGLQSALSSYLLKDTPMDNGDTDLLDLCSDVDDSCIGIQANAIVGLAWIGKGLLMRGHQKLREIVMILLRCLLSTGNQSSLPLEQELLGGYKEDDMILVLIMSAVNAFDVLISDSRACLNKQFHATIRLLYKQHFFSTMTPILLSSIKDSHSSTTRSMLYRAFGHVISNTPISAVVTDSKRVISALLDSLSLLSLDDRDKDLMYSLLLVLSGIIMDENGQEAVTENASIIINRLLGLISFRPMMLVRETAIQCLVAMSGLPHTRIYPMRPQVIQAITSALDDPKRAVRQEAARCRHAWVSLASGSTRY from the exons ATGGCGACTTCTTGGGTTCGTCACATTGAATCGTTTGTCGATTCAACTCGTCCCCTTACTCAACAG AATGCAAGTCTTGATGCTATTGCTACACTTATTAAGAATGATCTCGTAACCATagaagcattg GTTAAAGAAATGGCGATGTATTTGACAACTACGGATAATGTTCTTCGAACAAGAG GCATTCTTCTTATAGCAGAGATTCTTAAATGTCTTGCAACGAAGAAATTAGACCATGGGACGATACATAGCTTGATAGGATTTTTCACAGATAGATTG GCAGATTGGCAAGCTCTACATGGTGCACTGGTTGGTTGCCTGGCACTTTTGAGGAGAAAAGGAAGTGTTGGTGTGGTCATTGACAGTGATGCGAAAGCACTTGCTCAGTCTTTTTTGAAGAACGTACAAGTTCGATCTTTAGGAAAGAATGACCGCAAG CTGTGCTTTGAGATTCTTGAGTGCCTTTTTGAACGCTACCCTGCAACAGTCGCGACATTG GGGGATGATCTTCTTTATAGTATATGCGAAGCGATTGACGAAGAAATGGATCCTCATTGCTTAATGATTACATTTCATCTTGTGGAAGTTCTGGCACAATTATTTCCAGATCCATCTGGTCCACTAGCAGGTTATGCTGAGGAACTTTTCGAAATCTTGGGACGTTACTTCCCTATCCATTTCACTCAT CCCAATAGTAACGCATTTGATATTACAAGGGATGATTTGGCAAGAGCTCTAATG CTTGCATTCTCTTCAACTCCTCTATATGAACCATTTGCCATTCCCATGCTTCTTGACAAGCTTTCTTCTTCTCTCCCTTCAGCAAAG GTCGATTCGCTAAGGTATTTAAGCGACTGCATAGTGAAGTATGGGACTGATAGAATGGGAAAACACAGGACAGCTATTTGGTCGTCTTTGAAAGCAGCAATTTTTGCTTCATGCCAGGAGGAGCCTATATTTTCAGGGCTTTCAGAGGTAGATGGCAAGAAGATTGATGAGAACGAAATTGCAAAGGAAGCTCTAATTTGTTTGCAAAAATTCATCTTCCAAGATGATGCTTCTGTTCTGGGATTGATTTTTGGAGATAAGGAGATAGATATGATTCTCAGTTCTATTATAAGCAGTAAGAGTTACAATAACATGTCAAAGGAAAGCAAACAGAAACTACATGCACTTGGATGTATTCTCTCTACTTCAGTGAAAGTCTCCACTTCTTGTTGTAATAAGGTCTTCCAAAAATTCTTTCCTCGATTGGTGGATATCCTTGGGCTCTCTACCGAAAATTCATCTAGGGGTTTCACTTCAGATGACACTACTGGATTTTCTGAAGAACTGAATTTTGGAGCCCTTTACCTGTGCGTTGAGCTTCTTATTGCTTGCAGATGTTTGATAATTGGATCGGGAGAATGTGCTCCCCAGCCTGTTTCAGCAGAAGACCCTTGGTGTTGCTTGCTTAAAGAATATTCAGGTTCATTAACCAATGTGCTACATTCTATTCTGGTAACAAGTTTGAAAGGAAACACTAGCGAAGCTTGTATTCACTATGGAG TGAAGGGTATGCAGACTCTGGCTACATTTCCAGGATGTTCATTGCCTATATCAAAGTTGATATTTGAAAGAATTCTGGCGATCCTTGTATCAGTTATCAGTGACAGTCTTGAAGACACATTTCTCTGGAGAATTGCCTTAAATGCGTTGAGGGAAGTTGGCATATTTATTGAACAATCACATGATTCTGAGAAGGCAAATATCTATATGGCTATTGTAGTGGAAAAGGTTGTTTCGTTGGTTTCTGTTGGTGAGTCTAGTATGCCACTTCCACTGCGGCTAGAGGCTATTTCTGTCGTTGGTGCAGCTGGGAaaagttttatgcttagggtgtCTCAAGTCTTGGAAGAAGCCATTTCGAAGAATCTCTTTTCTGCATTT GTGGAAGGAAACCTGCAATCAGCTGAGATTGTAGGTCCGCTGCTGGAATGCTACTCCAATAAGGTGCTCTCATG GTTCCATAAAAGTGGAGATGTTGAGAAGGTTGCTTTTCGTTTTGCTTTTGGAATATGGAATCAAGTAGAAAGCAACAAGAGTTTCAACATTGGTGACCAAGGAAAA GAGCTTCTTGGTGAAATGATGACAGCTATGAAGCTGGCTGTTGCAGATTGTTCAGAGGAAACTCAGGGTTTGATTGTTCAGAAAGCTTGTAGCATACTTGAGTCGAGCACATCTTTCCCATTGAAGGAGATCATTTCTGAACCTAACAAAGTGTTACAGTCTTCTGCAACTGTCTATGGTCTTCCATGTAGAGATGAATTGGTTATCTCACTGTTTGCATCAGTTATTACAGCACTTCGTCCCAAGACCTCCGTCACCAGTGTGAGAGAAATATTGAAGTTCTTCACGATCATGCTTCTAAGAGGACATGTTCCATCAGCTCAAGCATTAGGTTCTATGATCAATAAATTGGGCGTAAATATCAGTAATATGGGAGTCTCAAATGCATGTACTTTGGAAGAAGCGTTGGACATAATCTTCAATAACGGTTTGCAAAGTGCCTTGAGTAGTTACCTCTTAAAAGACACCCCCATGGATAATGGTGACACGGATCTTTTGGATTTATGCTCTGACGTTGACGACAGTTGTATAGGAATCCAAGCCAATGCTATAGTTGGATTAGCATGGATTGGAAAAGGTTTGCTAATGCGTGGGCATCAGAAACTAAGGGAAATTGTAATGATTCTATTGAGATGCTTACTTTCAACTGGCAATCAAAGCTCCTTGCCATTGGAACAGGAGCTGTTGGGAggttacaaagaagatgatatGATTCTTGTTCTGATTATGTCTGCAGTTAATGCATTTGATGTTCTTATAAGCGATTCTCGTGCTTGTTTAAATAAACAGTTTCATGCAACCATAAGACTACTTTATAAGCAACATTTCTTTTCAACTATGACGCCAATTCTACTTTCTTCAATAAAGGATTCCCACTCATCAACTACAAG ATCCATGTTATATCGGGCTTTTGGACATGTTATTTCTAATACTCCAATTTCTGCTGTTGTGACTGATTCAAAGAGG GTCATTTCTGCATTGTTGGATAGTTTGTCCTTGTTGAGCTTGGATGATCGAGATAAAGATCTGATGTACAGCCTCTTGCTCGTCTTATCAGGGATTATAATGGATGAAAATG GGCAAGAAGCTGTAACAGAGAATGCATCCATCATTATAAATCGCCTTCTTGGACTAATTTCATTCCGCCCTATGATG CTTGTTAGGGAGACAGCAATTCAATGTCTTGTTGCCATGTCAGGGCTCCCCCACACAAGGATTTATCCCATGAGACCACAG GTAATACAAGCAATTACAAGTGCTCTTGATGATCCAAAGAGGGCAGTTCGTCAGGAAGCTGCTAGGTGTCGTCATGCATG GGTATCTCTCGCATCAGGAAGTACTCGTTATTGA